CCGGGTGCTTTCGCACCGTAATGACGGCAGACCGGCAATGAAGTTACTCCCCTTTGCCGCGCAAAAATAATCGAAAACGGGTTGTTGGTCAATCATTGAAACAAAAAATTAACTTACAGCCGGTGGCTGGGTATCTGCCGGGAAAATAACCCCAGTCTGGCGGCGAATATCCGTTTGAATACGCGAGGTGAGCAATGACAACGGCAAACCAGCGTGCTCCACCTGTGTATTCTCTACCAAATCAGCAAAAACCTCAGCTTCATACAGCATAGTATTAATATGCTGTGGCAGCGTCAGATCAACTGAGTGACCCCCTCTCGGGGTAAAGGCGATGGACAAACATTCAGAGATGCTTTCGATAATCAGCGAACCATCTTCACCCTGAATCTCACTGGGGATATCCGATTGGCTGACTTTCGAATGAATAAGGACTACATCAAAATCGCCATAGTTCATACAGACAGTGCCGTGGGCATCGACCCCACTGGGGAGCAAACTGGCGCTCGCCAGTACTGATTTCGGCTCGCCCCATAATGCCAGTGCGCTAGCCAAACAGTAGTAACCAATATCCATGATCGAGCCATTAGAAAAGGCCGGGTTAAAGGTGTTGGGGTTTTCGCCGTTCAGGTAGCGCTGGTAACGTGATGAATATTGGCAGAAGTTAATGGTGACTTTACGTAATTTCCCCACCTTGGGCAGAGCCTGCTTTAATTGAATAAAATTAGGTAGATAGGCAGTTTTAAAGGCTTCAAATAGCACGACCTGATGTTCGCGAGCACAGGCAATCAGTGCTTCGACCTCAGCCAAATTTGATGCCAGTGATTTTTCGCAAATAACGTGTTTTTTATGGCTGAGAAACAATTTTGCCTGGGGGTAATGTAAGGAATTCGGGCTGGCGATATACACTGCATCAATTTGATCGCTCGCTGCCAGCGCTTCCAGATTATCAAAGCAGTCCGTAACGTTATAATCATCGCCAAATTCTTGGGCCTGTTCCAGCTTACGGGAATAAACTGCAACCAGTTTCATTTTACCACTTTCGTGGGCGGCATCAACAAAGCGTGCGGTGATCCAATTAGTGCCAATAACAGCGAAGCGAATCATAGTGAACTCCATTACTACAGAAGAAA
The sequence above is drawn from the Yersinia intermedia genome and encodes:
- a CDS encoding Gfo/Idh/MocA family protein — its product is MIRFAVIGTNWITARFVDAAHESGKMKLVAVYSRKLEQAQEFGDDYNVTDCFDNLEALAASDQIDAVYIASPNSLHYPQAKLFLSHKKHVICEKSLASNLAEVEALIACAREHQVVLFEAFKTAYLPNFIQLKQALPKVGKLRKVTINFCQYSSRYQRYLNGENPNTFNPAFSNGSIMDIGYYCLASALALWGEPKSVLASASLLPSGVDAHGTVCMNYGDFDVVLIHSKVSQSDIPSEIQGEDGSLIIESISECLSIAFTPRGGHSVDLTLPQHINTMLYEAEVFADLVENTQVEHAGLPLSLLTSRIQTDIRRQTGVIFPADTQPPAVS